The Lycium barbarum isolate Lr01 chromosome 10, ASM1917538v2, whole genome shotgun sequence genome includes a region encoding these proteins:
- the LOC132614012 gene encoding potassium transporter 6-like, producing MDLEASFYHNRVKKESWRTILTLAYQSLGVVYGDLSTSPLYVFKSTFAEDILHSETNEEIYGVLSFVFWTLTLVPLLKYVFIVLKADDNGEGGTFALYSLLCRHAKLNPLPSFQVADDQELSTYKKDISTFGAKVKSTLERYRVLQRFLLLLALIGACMVIGDGILTPAISVFSAVSGVELSLAKEHHKYVEVPVACIVLIALFALQHYGTHRVGFLFAPVVVAWLLCISAIGVYNILHWNPHVYRALSPYYMYKFLKKTQTRGWMSLGGILLCITGSEAMFADLGHFSQLSIMIAFTSIIYPSLILAYMGQAAYLSRHHVMESDYQIGFYVSVPEKLRWPVLVIAVLAAVVGSQAIITGTFSIIKQCSALGCFPRVKILHTSSTIHGQIYIPEINWTLMLLCLAFTIGFRDTKRMGNAAGLAIITVMLVTTCLMSLVIVLCWHQSVLLAICFVIIFGSIEALYFSASLIKFLEGAWVPIAMAFVFMIVMCIWHYGSLKKYEFDVHNKVSVDWLLQLCPSLGIVRVRGIGVIHTDVVSGIPAIFSHFVTNLPAFHQVLVFVCVKFVPTPHIRHEERFLVGYVGPRECHVYRCIVRYGYCDAHKDDSQFEDDLVCSIAEFIRTGNKDLGDMTVVGTPSTQASTVELREDDEVKSDSVGTSELREIHASPITKPKKRVKFVIPETPKIDRGAYEELRVLMEAREAGIAYILGHYYVQAKQGSSLFRKVIINYGYEFLRRNSRAITYALTVPHASTLEVGMVYHI from the exons ATGGATCTTGAAGCAAGCTTTTATCATAATCGTGTAAAG AAAGAATCTTGGAGGACAATCTTGACATTGGCATATCaaagtttgggagttgtttatggGGATTTAAGTACCTCACCACTCTATGTGTTTAAGAGTACTTTTGCTGAAGACATTTTACACTCAGAGACAAATGAAGAAATATATGGTGTCTTGTCATTTGTATTTTGGACGTTGACTTTGGTTCCTCTATTGAAGTATGTTTTCATTGTGCTTAaagctgatgataatggtgaagGAGGTACATTTGCTCTTTATTCACTCCTATGTAGACATGCTAAATTGAATCCATTGCCTAGTTTCCAAGTAGCAGATGATCAAGAATTGTCAACCTACAAGAAGGATATAAGTACTTTTGGTGCAAAAGTTAAATCAACTCTGGAGAGATATAGAGTATTACAGAGATTTCTGCTTTTATTGGCTCTTATTGGAGCTTGTATGGTAATAGGAGATGGTATTCTGACACCTGCTATTTCAG TTTTCTCAGCGGTTTCTGGTGTTGAACTCTCTTTGGCGAAAGAACATCACAAAT ATGTTGAAGTTCCAGTTGCTTGTATTGTACTGATAGCCTTGTTTGCCCTTCAACATTATGGCACCCACAGGGTTGGATTTCTGTTTGCACCTGTTGTCGTGGCATGGCTTCTGTGTATCAGTGCTATAGGTGTATATAATATACTACACTGGAACCCTCATGTGTATCGAGCACTGTCTCCTTATTACATGTACAAATTCCTGAAGAAAACTCAAACAAGAGGCTGGATGTCCTTGGGAGGAATCCTTTTGTGCATAACAG GTTCAGAAGCAATGTTCGCTGATCTTGGGCACTTCTCCCAGTTGTCAATAATG ATTGCTTTTACCTCCATAATTTATCCATCACTTATTCTTGCATACATGGGGCAAGCTGCTTATCTATCGCGTCATCATGTTATGGAGAGTGACTATCAGATTGGCTTCTATGTTTCTGTACCTG AGAAATTAAGATGGCCGGTTCTGGTGATTGCCGTACTGGCTGCAGTAGTTGGGAGCCAAGCCATTATCACTGGAACCTTTTCAATTATTAAGCAATGCTCCGCTCTCGGATGCTTCCCAAGAGTCAAAATACTTCATACATCGTCAACAATACATGGTCAGATTTACATCCCGGAGATAAACTGGACCTTAATGCTACTATGCCTGGCTTTTACTATTGGTTTCAGAGACACCAAAAGGATGGGAAATGCTGCAG GTTTGGCAATCATAACTGTCATGCTGGTTACCACTTGCTTGATGTCACTAGTAATTGTTTTGTGCTGGCACCAGAGTGTTCTCCTTGCAATCTGCTTTGTGATCATTTTTGGGTCAATTGAGGCTTTATATTTCTCTGCTTCTTTGATCAAATTTTTGGAAGGAGCATGGGTGCCTATTGCCATGGCTTTTGTTTTCATGATAGTAATGTGCATTTGGCACTATGGTTCACTGAAAAAATATGAGTTTGATGTTCATAATAAGGTCTCAGTTGACTGGCTACTTCAACTATGCCCTAGCCTAGGCATTGTAAGGGTCCGTGGCATTGGTGTCATACACACTGACGTTGTGTCCGGAATCCCAGCAATCTTCTCACACTTTGTTACCAATCTTCCAGCATTCCACCAGGTCTTGGTTTTCGTTTGTGTCAAATTTGTCCCTACTCCTCACATTAGACACGAGGAACGGTTCCTTGTTGGATATGTTGGCCCTAGAGAGTGCCACGTCTATAGGTGCATTGTTAGATATGGTTATTGCGATGCTCACAAGGATGATTCCCAGTTTGAGGATGATCTTGTATGTAGCATAGCTGAGTTTATACGGACGGGAAATAAGGATTTGGGGGACATGACTGTTGTTGGAACCCCTTCAACTCAAGCATCTACAGTTGAACTTCGTGAGGACGATGAAGTGAAAAGTGACTCGGTTGGAACATCGGAACTTAGAGAAATACATGCTTCACCGATAACGAAGCCAAAAAAGAGGGTAAAGTTTGTCATACCAGAAACTCCGAAGATTGACAGAGGGGCCTACGAGGAGTTGCGGGTACTGATGGAAGCTAGGGAAGCAGGAATAGCTTACATATTGGGGCATTACTATGTGCAAGCTAAACAAGGATCTAGCTTATTCAGGAAAGTAATTATAAATTATGGTTATGAGTTTCTTAGAAGGAATAGTAGAGCAATCACTTATGCATTAACTGTACCTCATGCTTCTACTTTAGAGGTAGGAATGGTCTACCATATATGA